A stretch of Paludisphaera borealis DNA encodes these proteins:
- the rpoC gene encoding DNA-directed RNA polymerase subunit beta' yields the protein MSMGESAYDRINDYGAVKIGLASPYDIRSWSFGEVKKPETINYRTYRPEKDGLFCERIFGPEKDWECACGKYRGMKYKGMICDRCGVKVTHSRVRRKRMGHIELAAPVVHIWFFKAMPSRLGTLLDMKTSSLERIIYFQDYVVVDAGDTPLKERQLLTEDEFRKSRELYGDTFQADMGAEAVRKMLMRLDLVTLSKKLRQDLVETTSKQKIKDLTKRLKVVEALRDSDNRPEWMVLECIPVIPPDLRPLVLLDSGNFATSDLNDLYRRIINRNNRLKKLVDLNAPEVIIRNEKRMLQQAVDALFDNNRCKRPVLGSSNRPLKSLTDMIKGKQGRFRENLLGKRVDYSARSVIVVGPDLKLHQCGLPKKIALELFQPFIIRRLKELGHADTIKSAKKMLERRTDEVWDILEEVIRNHPVMLNRAPTLHRMGIQAFEPVLVEGNAIRIHPLVCKGFNADFDGDQMAVHLPLSIEAQVEAMTLMMATNNIFSPANGNPIISPTQDIVMGSYYLTISRAGEVGDGMIFSAPNEVFLAHSQGKVAVHSVIKLRLPAHKKLRGDSEKEFSPGMIVQTTVGRVVFNDILHAKMPYYNLTLGQKQLQSIIADCYQILGRRETIGLLDRMKDLGFRESTRSGLSFATDDLKTPLTKDAIIAEAEKEVLRNNKLYHRGIITDQERYNKVLDAWTHARERITAEMMEALRTDTRENEGYHNPIFLMAESGARGGVEQIRQLAGMRGLMAKPSGKIIETPIKANFREGLSVLEYFSSTHGARKGLADTALKTADSGYLTRKLADVAQNVVITIEDCGTSQGITKGVIYKGEKVEVSLAQSIRGRVSRVNILDPISDTVVVRESEMITLAAARKLEDMQIEKIQVRSPMTCEAPLGVCRRCYGMDLATGQLVEIGMAVGIIAAQSIGEPGTQLTMRTFHIGGVATRAVEDKDVKSKREGKIKFVGLNIVINDEGKQIALSRNGEIQILDPKGRELEKYDVPDGAMMIVEDGQQINRGQMLCEWDPHNIPILAEVGGKIRFDDIVEGETMKAEADPSGHIRRTIIEHKGDLHPQIVIVDAEGKTLDYKYIPERATIEVDDGQMITAGTLVAKTPREVGGTQDITGGLPRVTELFEARRPKEPAVIAEIDGRVELLEEKRRGKRTIIVRNESGIEREHLVPHGKYLRVHGSDRVRAGDPLVEGPLVPHDILRISGEEVVQRYLLREIQNVYRSQRVEIDDKHLEIIIAQMLRKVRVDSLGDTGLLPGSVIDKFEFRRVNNELTACVKIKDPGDSEYRVGDIVPRDHFEQENLRVEAGGGKKAEWLRTKPAAASTQLLGITKAAVQSESFISAASFQETTKVLTEAALAGKSDYLVGLKENVILGHLVPAGTGFKAHLEAEVRIHPDALEALAEKGSPYSRYRDEAPATAGAAKE from the coding sequence GTGAGCATGGGCGAAAGTGCCTACGATCGTATTAACGACTATGGGGCCGTCAAGATTGGATTGGCGAGCCCTTACGACATCCGGAGCTGGTCGTTCGGCGAGGTCAAGAAGCCGGAAACGATCAACTACCGGACGTACCGTCCCGAGAAGGACGGGCTCTTCTGCGAGCGGATCTTCGGTCCCGAGAAGGACTGGGAGTGCGCTTGCGGCAAGTATCGGGGCATGAAGTACAAGGGGATGATCTGCGACCGCTGTGGCGTCAAGGTGACGCACTCGCGGGTCCGCCGCAAGCGGATGGGCCACATCGAGCTGGCCGCGCCGGTCGTCCACATCTGGTTTTTCAAGGCGATGCCCAGCCGCCTGGGCACGCTCCTGGACATGAAGACCAGCAGCCTGGAGCGGATCATCTACTTCCAGGACTACGTGGTCGTCGACGCCGGCGACACCCCGTTGAAGGAGCGCCAGCTCCTGACCGAGGACGAGTTCCGCAAGTCGCGCGAGCTGTACGGCGACACGTTTCAAGCCGACATGGGGGCTGAGGCCGTCCGCAAGATGCTGATGCGGCTCGACCTGGTGACGCTCTCCAAGAAGCTCCGCCAGGACCTGGTCGAGACGACGAGCAAGCAGAAGATCAAGGACCTGACCAAGCGGCTCAAGGTCGTCGAGGCCCTGCGCGACAGCGACAACCGCCCCGAGTGGATGGTGCTCGAGTGCATCCCGGTCATCCCGCCGGACCTCCGTCCGCTGGTGCTCCTGGATTCGGGCAACTTCGCCACCAGCGACTTGAACGACCTCTACCGGCGGATCATCAACCGCAACAACCGGCTGAAGAAGCTGGTCGACCTGAACGCGCCGGAGGTCATCATCCGCAACGAGAAGCGGATGCTCCAGCAGGCCGTCGACGCCCTCTTCGACAACAACCGTTGTAAGCGGCCGGTGCTGGGCAGCTCGAACCGCCCGCTCAAGTCGCTCACCGACATGATCAAGGGCAAGCAGGGCCGGTTCCGCGAAAACTTGCTGGGCAAGCGCGTCGACTACTCGGCCCGGTCGGTCATCGTCGTCGGCCCCGACCTCAAGCTCCACCAGTGCGGACTTCCCAAGAAGATCGCGCTGGAGCTGTTCCAGCCGTTCATCATCCGCCGTCTCAAGGAGCTCGGCCACGCCGATACGATCAAGTCGGCCAAGAAGATGCTCGAGCGCCGCACCGACGAGGTGTGGGACATCCTTGAGGAAGTCATCCGCAACCATCCGGTGATGCTCAACCGGGCGCCGACCTTGCACCGAATGGGCATTCAGGCGTTCGAGCCGGTGCTGGTGGAAGGCAATGCGATCCGGATCCACCCGCTGGTCTGCAAGGGGTTCAACGCCGACTTCGACGGCGACCAGATGGCCGTCCACCTGCCGCTGTCGATCGAGGCGCAGGTCGAGGCCATGACCCTGATGATGGCGACCAACAACATCTTCAGCCCGGCCAACGGCAACCCGATCATCAGCCCGACCCAGGACATCGTCATGGGTTCGTACTACCTGACGATCTCCCGCGCCGGCGAGGTCGGCGACGGCATGATCTTCTCGGCGCCCAACGAGGTCTTCCTGGCTCACAGTCAGGGCAAGGTCGCCGTCCACTCGGTGATCAAGTTGCGGCTGCCGGCCCACAAGAAGCTCCGCGGCGACAGCGAGAAAGAGTTCTCGCCGGGCATGATCGTGCAGACCACGGTCGGGCGGGTGGTGTTCAACGACATCCTCCACGCGAAGATGCCGTACTACAACCTGACGCTGGGGCAGAAGCAGCTCCAGAGCATCATCGCCGACTGCTACCAGATCCTCGGCCGTCGCGAAACGATCGGTCTCCTCGACCGCATGAAGGACCTGGGCTTCCGCGAGTCGACCCGGTCGGGCCTGTCGTTCGCCACCGACGACCTCAAGACGCCGCTGACGAAAGACGCGATCATCGCCGAGGCCGAGAAGGAAGTTCTTCGCAACAACAAGCTGTACCACCGCGGGATCATCACCGACCAGGAGCGGTACAACAAGGTCCTCGACGCCTGGACCCACGCCCGTGAACGGATCACGGCCGAGATGATGGAAGCCCTGCGGACCGACACCCGCGAGAACGAGGGCTACCACAACCCGATCTTCCTGATGGCCGAGTCCGGCGCCCGCGGCGGCGTCGAGCAGATCCGCCAGCTCGCCGGCATGCGAGGCCTCATGGCCAAGCCGTCGGGCAAGATCATCGAGACGCCGATCAAGGCCAACTTCCGCGAAGGCCTGTCGGTGCTCGAGTACTTCAGCTCGACCCACGGCGCCCGAAAGGGCCTGGCCGACACGGCTCTCAAGACGGCCGACTCGGGGTACCTGACCCGCAAACTGGCCGACGTCGCCCAGAACGTCGTCATCACGATCGAAGACTGCGGCACGTCGCAGGGCATCACCAAGGGCGTCATCTACAAGGGCGAGAAGGTCGAAGTCAGCCTGGCGCAGTCGATCCGAGGACGGGTCAGCCGGGTCAACATCCTCGATCCGATCAGCGACACCGTGGTCGTCCGTGAAAGCGAGATGATCACCCTGGCCGCGGCCCGGAAGCTCGAGGACATGCAGATCGAGAAGATCCAGGTCCGCAGCCCGATGACCTGCGAGGCGCCCCTGGGCGTCTGCCGCCGGTGCTACGGTATGGACCTGGCCACCGGCCAGCTCGTCGAGATCGGCATGGCGGTGGGCATCATCGCCGCCCAGTCGATCGGCGAACCCGGCACCCAGCTCACGATGCGAACGTTCCACATCGGCGGCGTGGCTACCCGCGCCGTGGAAGACAAGGACGTCAAGTCGAAGCGCGAGGGTAAGATCAAGTTCGTCGGTCTGAACATCGTCATCAACGACGAGGGCAAACAGATCGCCCTGTCGCGAAACGGCGAGATCCAGATCCTCGACCCCAAGGGCCGCGAACTCGAGAAGTACGACGTCCCCGACGGCGCCATGATGATCGTCGAGGACGGCCAGCAGATCAACCGCGGCCAGATGCTCTGCGAGTGGGATCCTCACAACATCCCGATCCTCGCCGAGGTCGGCGGCAAGATCCGCTTCGACGACATCGTCGAGGGCGAGACCATGAAGGCCGAGGCCGACCCCTCCGGCCACATCCGCCGCACCATCATCGAGCACAAGGGCGACCTGCACCCGCAGATCGTCATCGTCGACGCCGAAGGCAAGACGCTCGATTACAAGTACATCCCCGAGCGGGCCACGATCGAGGTCGACGACGGCCAGATGATCACGGCCGGCACGCTCGTGGCCAAGACCCCCCGCGAAGTGGGCGGTACCCAGGACATCACCGGCGGCTTGCCCCGCGTCACCGAGCTGTTTGAAGCCCGGCGGCCCAAGGAGCCGGCCGTCATCGCCGAGATCGACGGCCGCGTCGAACTCCTCGAAGAGAAGCGCCGAGGCAAGCGGACCATCATCGTCCGCAACGAGAGCGGCATCGAACGCGAGCACCTCGTGCCCCACGGCAAGTATCTCCGCGTCCACGGCTCCGACCGCGTCCGCGCCGGCGACCCGCTCGTCGAAGGCCCGCTGGTCCCGCACGACATCCTCCGGATCTCGGGCGAGGAGGTGGTTCAACGCTACCTGCTCCGCGAGATCCAGAACGTCTACCGGTCCCAGCGCGTCGAAATCGACGACAAGCACCTGGAGATCATCATCGCCCAGATGCTCCGCAAGGTCCGCGTCGACAGTCTCGGCGACACCGGCCTGCTGCCCGGCTCGGTCATCGACAAGTTCGAGTTCCGCCGCGTCAACAACGAGCTGACCGCCTGCGTCAAGATCAAGGACCCGGGCGACAGCGAGTACCGCGTCGGCGACATCGTCCCCCGCGACCACTTCGAGCAGGAAAACCTCCGCGTCGAAGCCGGCGGCGGCAAGAAGGCCGAATGGCTCCGGACCAAGCCCGCCGCGGCGAGCACCCAGCTTCTGGGGATCACCAAGGCGGCCGTCCAGTCCGAAAGCTTCATCTCGGCCGCGAGCTTCCAGGAGACCACCAAGGTCCTCACCGAAGCCGCCCTCGCCGGCAAGTCCGACTACCTGGTCGGACTCAAGGAAAACGTCATCCTCGGCCACCTCGTCCCGGCCGGAACCGGCTTCAAGGCTCACCTCGAAGCCGAAGTCCGCATCCACCCCGACGCGCTCGAGGCCCTCGCCGAGAAGGGTTCGCCCTACTCCCGATACCGCGACGAGGCCCCGGCGACCGCCGGCGCCGCCAAGGAGTAA
- a CDS encoding Uma2 family endonuclease, translating into MATAVAARIGPTDHGRSMTLDEFMESETDEGCRYELARGVLEVTEVPNDPHGQVVSNLYRALARFAERCPGVVRRFGGGSEFRIWLPGMATGRNPDLGVVLQGAPKDQRGRRVPALVGEVVSTQSAVRDYEAKPLEYLAFGVLEYWIIDPSKRQVTILYRDGDVWREQVFRDDHALVSLVLPDFATTPAELWIDVEEDDLGEAP; encoded by the coding sequence ATGGCTACCGCAGTCGCCGCCCGAATCGGACCAACCGACCACGGCCGCTCGATGACCCTCGACGAGTTCATGGAGAGTGAAACAGACGAGGGGTGTCGCTATGAGCTGGCGCGTGGAGTGCTCGAAGTGACCGAGGTTCCCAACGATCCCCACGGCCAGGTCGTGTCCAACCTCTACCGGGCGCTCGCGCGGTTCGCCGAACGTTGCCCCGGAGTCGTCCGTCGCTTCGGCGGCGGCTCGGAATTCCGAATCTGGCTTCCCGGCATGGCGACCGGCCGAAACCCCGACCTGGGGGTCGTCCTGCAAGGCGCTCCCAAGGATCAGAGAGGCCGACGCGTCCCCGCCCTTGTCGGCGAGGTCGTTTCTACCCAAAGCGCGGTCCGCGACTACGAGGCCAAGCCCCTGGAGTACCTCGCATTCGGCGTTCTCGAGTACTGGATCATCGACCCGTCGAAGCGCCAGGTCACGATCCTCTACCGCGACGGCGACGTCTGGCGCGAGCAGGTCTTTCGCGACGATCACGCCCTCGTCAGCCTCGTCCTGCCTGATTTCGCGACGACCCCGGCGGAACTGTGGATCGACGTCGAGGAAGACGACCTTGGAGAAGCGCCATGA
- a CDS encoding Uma2 family endonuclease produces the protein MTAAIHPSATRAIPELENGDRLTRAEFERRYDAMPGLKRAELIEGTVYMPSPVRHSRHSRPHSYLMAWLTCYETVTPGLEVGDNGTVRLDQDNEPQPDAYLMILPRCGGQARLSDDDYVEGAPELTAAIASSSVSYDLGAKLHAYRRNGVREYVVWRVLDQQIDWLVLVEGRYEPLAPDADGLLKSTGFPGLWLDPAALLNYDLTRVLAVLQQGLATPEHAAFVEKLALAGRQAP, from the coding sequence ATGACGGCCGCGATCCATCCCTCCGCAACCCGAGCGATCCCCGAACTCGAAAACGGCGACCGACTGACCCGCGCCGAGTTCGAGCGCCGGTACGACGCCATGCCCGGCCTCAAACGCGCCGAGTTGATCGAAGGGACCGTTTACATGCCCTCGCCCGTCCGTCACTCGCGCCACAGTCGTCCCCACTCCTATCTCATGGCCTGGCTGACCTGCTATGAAACGGTGACGCCCGGCCTCGAGGTCGGCGACAACGGGACCGTCCGGCTCGACCAGGACAACGAGCCCCAGCCCGACGCCTACCTTATGATCCTCCCTCGATGCGGCGGCCAGGCGCGGCTTTCCGACGACGATTACGTCGAGGGCGCCCCGGAGCTGACGGCCGCGATCGCGTCCAGCAGCGTCAGCTACGACCTCGGCGCCAAGCTCCACGCCTACCGTCGCAACGGCGTCCGCGAATACGTCGTCTGGCGCGTACTCGATCAGCAGATCGACTGGCTGGTGCTCGTCGAGGGCCGCTACGAACCCCTCGCGCCCGACGCGGACGGCCTCCTCAAGAGCACCGGGTTCCCCGGCCTCTGGCTCGATCCGGCCGCCCTCCTGAACTACGACCTGACGCGCGTCCTCGCCGTCTTGCAGCAAGGGCTCGCAACCCCCGAACACGCCGCGTTCGTCGAGAAGCTGGCGCTGGCTGGTCGCCAAGCGCCATGA